In Anopheles gambiae chromosome 2, idAnoGambNW_F1_1, whole genome shotgun sequence, a single window of DNA contains:
- the LOC133391972 gene encoding E3 ubiquitin-protein ligase MARCHF2-like: MNRKLSEDDVRKSSDSSDIGRDHSLSGICISQPRGSSIDSVVCRICQGSSDEISMISPCLCKGSMKYVHLECLELWLNRSGLTRCELCLHNFQTHETLRYGCCESVLVWYRNPDNRNLLMSDLLIYSILSFVCFMLTLVCMLVLRFQHSEHDPFGEELAKVAVICFLSLVMIAYSANVIIIARDHLMPWYRWWRSARNVRLSRLDVVDYPMETV, translated from the exons ATGAATCGTAAGCTTTCAGAAGATGACGTACGAAAATCGTCGGATTCCAGTGATATTGGCAGAGATCATTCACTTTCGGGCATATGCATCAGTCAACCCCGCGGCAGCAGCATTGATTCAGTGGTGTGTCGTATTTGTCAGGGCTCTAGCGATGAGATAAG CATGATATCTCCATGTCTGTGCAAGGGATCGATGAAATACGTGCATTTGGAATGTTTGGAGCTTTGGTTAAACCGTTCCGGACTTACTCGGTGTGAGTTGTGTTTGCACAATTTCCAAACCCACGAAACGCTTCG TTATGGTTGTTGCGAGTCAGTGCTAGTATGGTACCGTAATCCAGATAATCGGAATCTATTGATG TCGGATCTTTTGATCTACTCTATATTGTCATTTGTGTGCTTTATGCTCACACTGGTTTGCATGTTGGTGTTGCGTTTTCAACATTCTGAACACGATCCATTTGGAGAGGAATTAGCTAAAGtggctgtcatttgttttctaTCGTTGGTG ATGATTGCTTACTCTGCGAACGTTATTATCATAGCAAGAGATCATTTAATGCCCTGGTACCG TTGGTGGAGATCAGCAAGAAATGTTCGATTGTCACGCTTAGACGTAGTCGATTATCCTATGGAAACTGTTTAG
- the LOC1275705 gene encoding chymotrypsin-1, whose protein sequence is MILPLVATFAFIGLAQAGPIDQSKIVNGTDAAIENYPFVVSLRGASGGHSCGGSILNDRWILTAAHCVDYTTPLYQTIQVGRADISRTEDESVYAIEDVVIHPGYNPADSYIDDIALLKLRKPLVFSDQVQPVRLPKRFFEIDVQESNLVTLVGWGRNASDGPVQTTLQEIDYYAVPNDECNRIHSNHIYPTQICAAEPGGGKGQCSGDSGGPLIYKEFQVGIVSWSIKPCAIAPYPGVLTKVSYYVDFINQHASGYSV, encoded by the exons ATGATTTTGCCGCTAGTAGCTACGTTTGCGTTTATTGGACTAGCGCAGG CTGGTCCAATCGATCAATCAAAGATCGTCAACGGTACGGATGCAGCAATCGAAAACTATCCATTTGTTGTGTCTCTGCGTGGTGCTAGTGGAGGTCATTCGTGTGGTGGCAGTATCTTAAATGATCGCTGGATTCTTACGGCTGCCCACTGCGTCGATTATACTACGCCCCTGTACCAGACGATACAGGTGGGAAGGGCCGACATTTCCCGGACTGAAGACGAATCCGTATATGCGATTGAGGATGTTGTAATTCATCCCGGATACAACCCCGCCGACAGCTATATTGATGATATTGCTCTGCTGAAACTGCGCAAACCGCTGGTGTTTAGTGACCAGGTGCAACCAGTTCGACTGCCGAAACGATTTTTCGAAATCGACGTGCAGGAGTCTAATCTGGTGACGCTTGTTGGATGGGGCCGCAATGCTTCAGATGGACCAGTCCAGACCACTTTGCAGGAGATCGATTACTATGCAGTGCCGAACGATGAATGTAATCGTATCCACTCCAATCACATTTATCCAACACAGATTTGCGCAGCCGAGCCTGGCGGTGGAAAAGGCCAATGCAGT GGAGATTCTGGTGGTCCCTTGATATATAAAGAATTCCAGGTGGGCATCGTTTCCTGGAGTATTAAACCGTGTGCTATCGCTCCATATCCCGGCGTGTTAACCAAGGTGTCGTACTATGTTGATTTTATCAATCAACATGCTAGTGGTTATAGTGTTTAA
- the LOC4576485 gene encoding leucine-rich repeat-containing protein 15 produces MIVLQVVVIMLLTSRKSANCQSVVNHNNESVNLSTQNDWRCARLLNHCLIVTTVNYRVPGKEFAINFDCNVHPVKNAHSDKVFRKVTSYRMDGRNAYSDTGFGLEYLSFPDKITTLVLHGYCVRMQRAVPLYRDFHNLELLELINCNVNHINGDVFQDLPKLQKLVLNSSTFGVMTHDVFHKLIQLKEMFIENCTGIQFTASDLVNIQLIAVRNSTVYQISSIFDYLPSTLKTINFVNVLTHEIPNITLRSSDEEQSAVEDVAVVQSLLSCVIVKSLPRLISLNLSRNSLSENSIVLHNLPSLVTLVLSHNGFNQVSVALFASGSSLNVLDLSHNQISYIHPKAFSSSPLLRMVNLSYNLLLSMENFAPLPRLERIEIDKNPWDCLWLTKCRVINPSLFEIFRYSKRYDVLSVWGLPCRLEDTKEISTSPPFDRSEETIADSVSAYPQGKIFTKGRKESIVQPLSTATNSLKILITISVSY; encoded by the exons ATGATTGTATTGCAAGTTGTCGTGATAATGCTGTTAACCAGCCGCAAATCCGCTAATTGTCAATCAGTAGTAAATCATAATAACGAAAGTGTAAATTTGAGCACACAAAACGATTGGAGATGTGCGAGACTATTAAACCATTGTTTGATTGTTACAACCGTAAACTACCGTGTACCTGGTAAAGAATTTGCCATCAACTTCGACTGCAATGTGCACCCGGTCAAGAATGCACATTCGGACAAAGTGTTTCGAAAGGTTACGAGCTACCGCATGGATGGCAGAAACGCATACAGCGATACTGGATTTGGCTTAGAGTATCTGAGTTTTCCAGACAAAATAACCACACTGGTGCTGCATGGTTACTGTGTGCGTATGCAGAGGGCCGTACCGTTGTACCGTGATTTTCATAATCTTGAGCTGCTGGAGTTAATTAACTGTAATGTGAATCATATCAATGGAGATGTTTTTCAAGATCTGccaaagttgcaaaagttagTACTAAATAGCAGCACATTTGGGGTAATGACCCATGATGTGTTTCACAAACTCATACAATTGAAAGAGATGTTCATAGAGAATTGTACAGGAATACAGTTCACGGCGAGCGATTTGGTAAACATTCAATTAATTGCTGTAAGAAATAGTACGGTGTACCAAATTTCTTCAATATTCGATTATCTACCATCAACGTTAAAGACAATCAATTTCGTCAATGTGCTGACCCATGAGATTCCAAATATAACGCTACGATCGTCAGATGAAGAGCAAAGTGCTGTGGAAGATGTTGCCGTAGTCCAAAGTTTGCTCTCCTGCGTGATTGTAAAAAGTTTGCCACGATTGATTTCACTAAACCTTTCAAGGAACTCGCTATCTGAGAACTCAATAGTGTTGCACAATCTACCGTCGCTGGTTACATTAGTGTTAAGCCATAATGGATTTAATCAAGTATCAGTAGCTTTATTTGCATCCGGATCTTCGTTAAACGTACTCGATCTTAGTCATAATCAAATTTCTTACATACATCCCAAAGCGTTCAGTTCATCACCTTTGCTACGGATGGTAAATCTTTCGTACAATTTGCTTTTGAGCATGGAAAATTTTGCGCCTCTGCCTCGCCTCGAGCGAATCGAAATCGATAAAAATCCGTGGGATTGTTTGTGGTTAACCAAATGTCGAGTTATTAATCCATCACTCTTTGAAATTTTTCGATATAGCAAACGATACGACGTACTTTCAGTATGGGGTCTACCGTGTCGTCTGGAAGATACAAAGGAAATTTCAACTAGTCCCCCATTCGACCGGAGTGAAGAAACCATAGCTGATTCTGTTAGTGCATATCCACAAGGAAAAATATTCActaaaggaaggaaagaatcAATCGTTCAACCGTTGTCTACTGCTACGAATTcgttaaaaatattaataacaataTCG GTATCTTACTAA